The Geothrix sp. DNA segment TTCGTGGCCGACGAGGCCGTGCAGGCCTACGGCGGCTACGGCTTCAGCGCCGAGTACCCGCCCGAGAAGGCCCTGCGCGACTGCCGCATCAACCGCATCTTCGAAGGCACCAACGAGATCAACCGCCTGCTCATCGCGGGCACCCTCCTCAAGCGCGCCATGAAGGGCGAGCTGCCCCTCATGCAGTTCGGCCAGCAGGTGGCCAAGGAGATCGCCAACCCCATCAAGGCCGAAACCTTCACGGGCCCCCTCGCCCGCCTGAAGCACGGCGTGGAACTGAGCAAGCGCCAGTGCATGCTGGCCGCGGGCCTGGCCGTGCAGGTGCTGGGCCAGAAGCTGGTGGACAACCAGGAGGTCATGGCCCGCATGAGCGACATGCTCATGGAGATCTACGCCATGGAAAGCGCCGTGGTGCGCGCCGAGCGCATGGTCGAGACCGGCCACCGCTGGGCCCAGATCGCCCGCGACATGACAGAGCTCTTCGTCAACGAAAGCTGGCACAAGGTCCACGGCAATGCCCGCATGCTCTGCGCCGATGTGGTCGAGGGCGAGGCCCTGCGCCACGCCCTGGCCGGCGTGAAGGCCTTCACGGAATTCCATCCCACCAGCAGCGCCCGCCTGCGGGGACGCATCGCCAGTGAGCTCATTCAGAAGGGGATCTACCCGATCGAGGTGGCCTGATCCAGGCGCTCCGCACCGACGAAAAGAAGAAGGGCACCGGATGGGGCCCTTCTTCATGATCCACGTTCATTCAGCGACGGAACTCGCGCGGTCCCTCGCTCTTCTTCTCTTCGCGGGGCTTTTCCGGCTTGGGGGCGGGTCGGCTCTCGCGCTCGGCGGCCTTGGGGGGATCCGGGCGACGCTCCTCGCGGGGACGGGGTTCGGGATTGCGCTCGCGAAACGCCGGCTCGGGGCGCCGTTCCTCGCGATCGAAGCGGGGACGGGGCTCCACGGGGCGCTCCCGCGGCATGGGCTCCACCGACTTCTCCGGAAGAGGCCTGGGCTCAGGGCGGCGATCCTCGACGCGGGGCCGTGGATCGGGGCGGCGCTCCTCCGGGCGCGGCCTGGATTCGACGGGGCGCTCACGCGGCACCTCGGCCTGGGGGCGGGGTTCCATGGGCCGTTCGCGGGGCGCCTGGCCGGGGCGCTTCTCCTCGATGCGGGGCTTCGGTTCCACCGGCCGTTCCCGGGGCAGCGTCGCGCGATCAGCAGTACCGGCGCCAGCTCGGCTGCGGTCCTCGAAGGGTATGCGGGCGGGAACGGAAGCGGGCGAGCCGGGGCGGACTTCCACCGGACCCGCCGGCCGGAAGTCGCGGCGGAGAACCTCGCGTCCCGTGGTCTCACGGGCCTGCCGTTCGTAGGCCACCATCCGTTCCCGGTGCACGTCGCGCTGGAAGGCGACCTGGATCTGGCCGGGATTCCGGAACTCGGCGTTGGAGACGATCAGGGGCGAGCGCTGCCAGGGAGCGCGGAGATCACGGCCGCCGCCGGTCCAGGCGGTCCCGCCGGGGACGTCGTTGAAGTGGTGGAGCACCGTGACGTCGTTGTACATGTGGCGGTGGACGCTGCCCAGGTTGATGTTGACCACGGCCACCACGTTCCAGGCGAAGCCACCGCGCCAGGCGCCGTAGCCCCACTGGCAGGGCGTGTTGTAGTAGCCGAGAGGCGCCCACCCGTAGTAGCCAGGGGTGTGATTCCAGGCCACCCAGGCTGGGCTGTAGTGGATGCCGGGGATCCAGAACCAGCCCACGCCCAGGCCCCAGTGCCAGCGCCCATGGTGGTAGGCCACGTAGCCCCAGGGTTCGTCGGACACCCAGGTCATGCCGCCCGCATAAGGCGCCCAGCGGCCCTGGTAGTAGGGCCGCCAGTCCTCGGCCACGCCGTTGGGCTGCCAGACCCAGCCGAATTCCTCGGACTGCACCCAGCGGCCGTTGTGGTCGAGTTCATCGGCGTAGTAGCGGATCTCAGGGGGGACGCGATCCCAGCTCTCGCCACGCTGGACGATGACCGCCCGGTCGCTCCAGCGGTCGAACTCGTCGCCGTCATAGGTGTTGAAGCCGCGGACGCGATCCAGCCCGTCCTGGGGACTGTACACGGTCAGCCGCTCCCCGGCGGTGATGCGGGCCTCGTCCCGCTCGTTGGCGAACGTCACCCGGCCACTGTGGACCTTCAGGCGCACCACCCGGTCCCGCTCAGCCTCGAGGGTGAAGCCGCCCTTGTCGAAGCAGGTGGCCGTGCCCGAAGGCGTGTCCACGCGGAAGCGGGCATCGGACTGTCCGCCCAGCAGCACGCGGATCCGGCCGTAGTCCAGGCGGAGCAGCACCTGCTTCTCGCCCTTGCGGTCCGTGAAGAGGGCAGCCACGGTGAACCGGGTCGCACCACCGAAGGCCACGCGGGTGCCATCGCCCAGTTGCAGAACGCCACGACCGCGGCTTTCCACGACATCGCCCTCGGCAATGGGGGTGCCACGGCTCAGGCTCTCCTCGAGGTCGCCCTTGCGGATGCGAACATCGCCTTCCAGGGCCCGCACCATGGCGTAGCGTTCGGGGGCTTCGCCTTGGTAGGTCTCATCTTCGGGGGGCGCGGGCGCCTGCGGGCCGGCCACGAGGATCGCGGCAGGCAGCAGCAGCGCGGCAAGTCGGGAGTAGGAGAAGGTCGAGTGCATGGTCCCTCCGCGGGATGGATGCCGGCTCCCGAAGGATCGGTTCCCGCCGGAGGGACTGCCAGGGTCGTGCCAACTGGCCATTTACCCCGGGGGTCACTCCTTCGGGAAGGGGGCCAGGGCCGAACCCGCCTTGGCGGGACCCGTCTGCGGGCCCAGCGCCGCGAGCCGGGGAAGCAGGCCCATCCAGGGGATGGCCCAGCGTCGCGGGGCCCCCCGGTCCACCTCACCCGCGCTCACCTCGAGCCGATCCGGGAGGAAACTCAGGTGGAGATCCCTTCCGGGCGGCAGGGGCAGGTGGATGACCCGGGCCGTGGCCGGGTGCGCCACGGTGAGGACGGTCTCCCCATCCTCGATGACCCACAGCAGGCCCCGCAGGAAGGGGCGGAAGTCCGCGGCCCCCCAGAGCAGCCCACCCAGCCCCTGGCTCAGGGGCGAGTCCGAGGGGAAGGACCAGGCGCCGGAAGGGGCCGGCAGGGGGAGGCCCCCGTCCCGCCAGGCCTTGAGGGGGCGCCCGGGCAGGCCGGTCTGCAACCGGATGATGCCCCGGGCATCCTTGACGCTGAGGGTCCCGTCCGCGGTGAGCCGGGCTTCCACAGGGCCGGAGGAGGGGGTGGCCTCGTACGGTGTCCCTGCGGCGGTGTCTGGACGCGCCTGCCAGTCCAGGGGTGCCAGCCCTTCCCACGGGAGCGGCTGGCGCCCCTGGGCGGCCAGTCCGGGCGCGGCCAGGACCGCGACGGTCAGGAAGAGGGCGCCCAGCCGCACAGGGCCTCCAGGTTCCGAGTGGTCAGCTCGGCGAGTTTCACGGCGGGGATGCCCCGCAGCTCGGCCACGGCCTCGGCCGTGAACCGGACGAAGCCCGGCTCGTTGGGCTTTCCCCGGTAGGGCACCGGGGCCAGGAAGGGCGCGTCGGTCTCCACCAGGATGCGATCGGCGGGGGCCCAGGCCGCCACGTCACGCACGGCCTCGGCCTTCTTGAAGGTCGTGATGCCCGAGAAGCTCAGGTAGAAGCCCAGGTCCAGAGCCCGCACCGCGAAGGCCCGGTCCTCGCTGAAGCAGTGGATGATGCCGCGCACGGCGTCGGCGCCCTCCTCCTCCAGGATGCGCAGCGTGGCCTCGGGGGCCGAGCGGGTGTGGATCATCAGCGGCTTGCGGAAGGCCTTGGCCAGGCGGATCTGGGCGCGGAAGGCCGCTTCCTGCTCGTCCCTCGGGCTCAGGTCGTAGTGCCAGTCGAGCCCGGTCTCCCCGACGAAGCGCACGGCGGGATCGGCCAGCAGCTTGCCGAGTTCGGCCTCCACCTCCGGCGACCAGCTCTTCGCCTCGTGCGGGTGGACGCCGAGGCTGGCCTGGACGTCCGGAATGCGGGTGGTGAGCGCCAGGACCACCCTGGAATCCTCCAGGTCCGTGCCCACGGCGATGAATCCCGTCACGCCATGGGACCTGGCCCGCGACAGCGTGGCCTCCACCTGGTCGTCGGCCAGGTGGGAACCGGTCAGATGGCAGTGCGCGTCCACGAGCATGGCCCCATGGTCCCACGAACGCGGGTATGCGCAGAACGGCGGCCCGGGGGATCCAGGTTCCCACCCCGGTGCCGGCTGTGACCTTGGGCACGATCACGGACCGGAGCCCATCGATGCCTGCATCCTGTAGGTGCCTGGAGCCGACGTGTCCCCCCTCTTTGCCACCCCGCCCGAGAACCATCTGCCGCGCATGCTCCGCGTGAAGGATGGCCTGAAGGACGGGCTGGGCCGCGGCATCACCTACCTGCGGGTGTCCGTCACCGAGCAGTGCAACCTCGCCTGTGTCTATTGCAAGCCGCGGACCGGGGTCGCCGAGCGGAGGCAGCCTCCGGCCATGAGCCGCAACGAGGTGGTCCAGCTGGTGAAGGTGTTCACCAGCCTGGGCATCCGGAAGGTCCGCCTCACCGGCGGGGAGCCCCTCCTGCGGCGCGACCTCGAGACCATCATCGCGGGCATCAGCCCCGAGGTGGAAGGGCGCGTGCACCTGACCACCAACGGCCTCCACCTGGCCCGCAAGGCCCGGGCCCTGCGCGACGCGGGCCTCGCCGGCGTCAACGTCAGCCTTGATGCGGCGGACGCGGCCACCTTCGCCCGCCTCACGGGGAAGAACCAGCTGGGCAAGGTCCTCGCGGGGCTGGAAGCCGCCCGGTCCGTGGGGCTGAAGACCAAGCTGAACGCCGTGGTGCTCCGCGGGTGGAACGAGGACCAGATCCTGCCGCTTACCCGCCTCGCCCAGCAGGGCGGTTTCCAGGTGCGCTTCATCGAGTTCATGCCCTACCAGGGCAATGGCTGGGGGCAGGATCAGTTCATGCCCGCGGCGGAGATCCTCCGCACCATCCAGGAGGGCCTCGGTTCCGAGCTGGAGGAGGAACCCGTGCTCGGCCTGGAGGAGGGCCCGGCCCGGCTGTTCCGGATCCCCGGCAGCACCGGAAAGGTCGGCGTCATCTCCACCCTCAGCGCGGATTTCTGCGACCGCTGCAACCGGGTCCGCCTGACCAGCCAGGGCGCCCTGAAGGCCTGCCTGTTCGGCAACCAGCCCGTGGACCTGCTGGAACCGCTCCGCAACCACGCCACGCATGACGACCTCGTGCGGCTCATCCGCCAGGCCCTGACCGAAAAGCTGGACTGCCATCCCATGCGCACGGGCGGGCAGCCCACGCTCGGCCAGGGCATGTGGCAGGTCGGCGGATGAAGACCGGGCTGCTGCTCCTGAGCGGCGGAAGCGGAACCCGCATGGGCGCCCCGAAGCACGCGCTGGCCCACCCCGGGGGCGGCTCCTGGGGAGGCCACCTGGTGCGGGTCTTCGCCGCCGTGTTTCCCGATGGGCCGGTGCAGGTGCTCGGCGATCCCCTGCCGGACCACCCGGACCTGCCGCGCCTCGAAGATCCCCGCGAAGGCCCCGCCGTGGCGCTGCGGGTCTGGGCCCGGGCCGATGGCCCCGATGTGGACCGCTGGTGGGTCGCCGCCTGCGACCAGGTGCGCTGGACCCCGCAGCGGCTCACGGAATGGGCGAGGATCGGCGAAGCCGCGGATCCCGAGGCCACCCACTGGGTCATGGCCCTGCACGGCGGCCACCTGCAGCCGCTGGGAGGCTGGCTGCCGGATGGTTTCCGCCCCAGCCTCATCACCTCCACCACCCGCTCGCTGATGGGCCTGGCGACCGCCCTCCCCCACCTCGCCATCCCCTGCGACGGTCCTGAATGGGTGGATGTGGACACGCCGGAGGAACGCGCCGAGTTCGAGGGCGGGGCCTAGCCCAGCCGCTTCCGCACCAGCCGCTCGACGGGCACCCCGCCCTTCAGGTGGCTCTCGACGATCTCAGGCACGTCCGCCGGCGTGACGTGGGCGTACCAGATGCCGTCGGGGTAGACCAGCACCGCCGGACCGATGGCGCAGAAGCCCACCGATCCGCACTGGATGCACTGGATCTCGCCTTCCCGGTTGTGCTTGTAGAAGAGCAGCTGTTCCTCGATGAGCTGGGCCTTGAAGGCCTCCAGCACGGCCTCGGAGCCGTTCGCCGTGCAGCTCTTGGACGTGCACACCAAGACTTGCCGCCGCAGCGAAGGCCCCATCACCGGCGTGACGGCCGCATCCTGCTCAGGCGTGGGGAGGGAGGCATCGGGGTCCATGGCGGCATCCTTGGAACCCCACCATAGCAGCCGCCTGTCGGCCCGGCTGGAAGGTCTCCTGATCCATGCCAACCGGGGGTCGTGGAATCAAATTACTCTGTGGTTATTTAATTAATAGTGATCATAGTCACGAACGACTTGACCACGCTATCCACCTCTTCATCATCAATGTCGAGATCCACCCGCGCGGCTTTCTCGCAGGCCCTCCGCGGATTGAACGAACCCAGCGCCCACCCCGGCCCGGGATGGCGTCGCCCTGCCTCCCATTCCCCCCAAGAAAGGACGTGCTCCATGCGGAACACCCTCGCGCTCCTCGCCCTTGCCGCCGCGCTCGCCGCGCCCCTGGCCGCCGAAGGCGGCAGCGACACCAAGGGCAAGTTCTTCTTCAAGAAGACCTGCAAGTCCTGCCATGCCCCCGGCAGCGCCGCCAAGGAGATCACGCCGCTCTCCAAGACCCAGGCCCAGTGGAAGGCCTACTTCGCTGCCGGCAAGCACAAGAAGGGGTCCGAGAAGCTCGACACCGTCCTGAAGCCCGAGCAGGTCAAGGACGTGCAGACCTTCCTGGTGAACCACGCCTCGGATTCCCCGCAGCCCGAAACCTGCGGCGGCTGATCGTTCCCGCGACGTCCCTCCCCTTCCCTGAAACCCACCCCCGGAGAACACCCCATGAACTCCCGAATCATGCTCGCCCTGGTCGCCATGCTGGCGCCTGCCGCCCTGAGCGCCCAGTCCAACGCGGACCTGCAGAAACAGATCGAACAGCTCAAGGTGCAGCTGAAAGCCGTCGAGGAGAAGGCCGCCGCCGCGCAGGAGATCGACACCCGCCTCGTCAAGGTCGAGACGAAGGTCGCCGGCGACAACATCCAGTGGGGCGGTGACCTCCGCACCCGCTTCGAGAGCAGCAAGTGGACCTTCAAGCCCTACCAGCAGTTCATGGGCTTCGCCCAGAGCGCCGGCGCCCCGGCGGGCTCCCTGCCCCCGGGCTACCCCTATCCCTTCATGGCCCTGACCCAGCAGGTCCCTGGCCAGGACTACACCAACGCCGTGCAGTGGTCCACCCGCCTGCGCCTCAAGATGGGCATCACCATCAATGAGCACGCCAAGATCATGGGGCGCCTGACGATGTACAAGGTCCACGGCGGCGCCGACGTGCCCGTGTTCAACGGCTCGCCCAACACCGTGTCCAACTCCTTCAACGACGCCAAGGTCCCCGGGACCGACGTGCTCCGCGTCGAACGCGCCAGCCTGGTCTACGACTTCCCCGTGGGCATCCTCTCCATCGGCCGCCAGAACACCTCCGATGGCCCGCCGTTCGAAGTGCGTGAGGGCGGCGAGCGCCAGGCCACCCCGCAGGCCCTGGCCGTGAATGCCCTCGTGGATGGCATCGGCTTCAAGTTCCAGCTCGACAAGCTCGGCCTGCCCGAAGGCACGCTGCTGGGCATCTGCTACGGCGTGGGCTACGAGTCCGGCTTCGGCGGCGGCGGCAACGTCAAGGCCAATGCCGCCCCCGTGGGCTTCAACTTCACCAACGTGAACTGGACCGCCCAGGGCCCCAATGCCGCCGCGGCCACCATGCAGGTGAACAACATCGGCCCCCTCAAGGACAGCACCGTGCTGGGCGTCATGTACGACATGCCCCTGCTCTTCCAGCTCGGCGAGAGCGTCCAGAGCGCGAACTTCTACCTTGGCTTCAACCGCTTCGGGAACATGACGGACATCCCGTACGGCAGCACCAACAACTTCCCCGTGCCCGCCATGCCCGGCATGGGCGGCATGCCCAGCACCCAGTACGTCACGGCCACCAACAACCTGGGCGACATGGACCAGTGGACCGCCACCTGGAAGCACAAGATCGGCGACACTTTCACCTACTTCGCCAGCTATGGGCACATCAAGAGCAATCCCAACGGCAAGATGAGCCAGTACGGCGCCTACTGGACCTTCCCCGCCAACATGGGCGGCACCCAGCAGCTCGCCGGTTTCGGCGGCCTCCTGGGCGATGCGACGCACAGCCAGACCGCCAGCGCCTACTACGTGGGCATGCGCTGGGATCCCATCCAGACCCTCGGATTCGGGGTCGAGTTCAACCACGGCTCGCCTCGCTGGTTCACCTACAGCCCCGCCACCGGCGAGGCCACGGAAAAGCTCGGCACCCGCGGCGACGTGTGGGAGGGCTACATCCACTGGCAGTTCGCCAAGAATGCCGCCTTCCGCCTGGGCTACCTGGACTACAAGTACACCCACGCCTTCAGCGGCTGGCACATCTCCCCTGGCCCCGCCATGCCCGGCCAGAGCTGGGAGGACGCCTACGACCTGAGCAAGAACCCGATGCTGCAGTACGGCTTCCCCGCCGCGGTGAAGACCACCTACGCGTCGATCGAAGTCAAGTTCTGACCCCGCGCGGAAAGGGCCGGAGGGTTTCCCTCCGGCCCTTCCCACGATAGAGAAGGAGCCAACATGGGCACCACTCGCATGGATCGCCGCCTCTTCCTGAAGGCCGCGGGCGCCACCGCCGGAGCCGCCACCACCCTCCAGGTGGGCTGCCTCAGCTACTTCAAGAAGGGCCGGAGCGCGGCGGCTGACAACCGCGAAGTCCCGACCACCTGCGAGCTCTGCCCCAACAAGTGCTCCGCCATCGCCGTGGTGGAGAAGGGGGTCGTCAAGAAGCTGAATCCGAACCCCGAGAACCCCAAGTCCCGCGACATGCTCTGCGCCCGCGGGAACGCGGCCATCAAGCAGGTCTACGACCCCGACCGCCTCAAGCAGCCCATGATCCGCGTGGGGGCCCGGGGCGAGGGCAAGTGGAAGGCCGTGAGTTGGGACGAGGCCTTCGATTTCGCCGCCAAGAAGCTCGCCGAGGTGAAGGCCAAGCACGGCCCCGAAGGCACGCTGTGGTCGTCCACTGAGGGCTTCCAGGAGGTCTTCTTCAAGAACCTGGGCCTGGCCTTCGGGTCGCCCAACCTCGTGCGCCATCCCACGCTGTGCCTGGCCTCGGTGAACCTGGCCTACAGCGCCACGTTCGGGACGGTCCCGAGCTTCGACCTGCTCAACAGCAAGTTCGTCATCATGTCCGGCGCCAACCGCTTCGAAAGCATCATCACGCCCGACACCATGGACCTCATCGGCGGCGTGATGGAGCGCAAGGCCAAGCTGGTCTACCTCGATCCCCGCTTCACGGTCACGGCCGCTAAGGCCGACGAGTGGTACCCCATCAAGCCCGGCACCGACCTGGCGTTCATCCTCGCCATGATCCACGTGATCATCAAGGAGAACCGCCACAGCAAAGACTTCGTCGCCGCCTACACCACAGGCTTCGACCAGCTGGCCGAGCACGTGAAGCCCTACACGCCCGAGTGGGCCGAGAAGGAAACGGAGATCCCCGCGAAGGACATCGTCCGCATCGCCCGGGAGTTCTCGGACGCCGCGCCCCGCGCGCTCTACTACGCCGGGCGGCGCTCCTCCTGGTACCAGAACGACTTCCAGATGCGCCGGGCCCAGGCCATCCTCAACGCCATCGTGGGCAACTGGGACCAGGTGGGCGGCATGGTGCCCAACGCCAAGCTGCCCAAGGGCGAGTTCCTCTTCATGCCCTGGGACGAACCCAAGGCCCCCCGCGTGGACGAGATCGACAAGCACTTCCCCCTGGCCGCCAAGGGCGATGGCGTCTACCTGAAGCTGCGCGAGAACGTGCTCAGCGGGAAGCCCTACCCTGTGAAGGCCTGGATGGTCTACAAGCAGGACCCCATGAACGCCATGCCCGACCAGGCGAAGACCCTGAAGATGATTGAGGGCATGGACTTCATCGGCGTCATCGATGTCCAGATGAGCGACATGGCCTGGTATGCGGACGTGGTCTTCCCCGAGAGCACCTACCTGGAACGGACTGATCCGGTCGAGGTCATGGCCGGCATCTGGCCCGCCGTGGTCTACCGGCAGCAAGTGGTGAAGCCCATCCACGATACGAAGCCGAACCTGGAGATCGTCCAGGGCCTGGCCAGGCGCCTGGGGCTCGCCGACTACTTCGACTACACCATCGAGCAGTGGGTCGAGGCCGAGTTCAAGGAGCTGCCGATTCCGCTTGCCGCCGAGCACATGAAGAAGCATGGCGTGTGGGCCGCCAGCGGCCAGCCCAGCTACGGCAAGACGCTCACCCCCGACCACCGCTTCGTCACCAAGACCGGCAAGATCGAGCTGTTCTCCGAGCGGCTCCAGGAGGCCGGGGCCGACCCGCTGCCGGTCTACAGCGCGCCCGTGCCGCCACCCAGCGATCGCTTCCGCCTCATCCTCGGCCGCGTCGGCTACTTCACCCACGCCAACCAGACGAACAATGTCTGGCTGAACGAGCACATGAAGGAGAACGACCTTTGGATCAACCCGAAACCCGCGGAACGCCTCGGCATCCGCAGCGGGTCCATCGTCCAGGTCACCAGCAGCGTGGGCACCGTGAAGCTCAAGGCCCGGGTCACCGAGGAGATCCGCCCCGACTGCGTGTTCATGCTCCACGGCTTCGGCAAGAAGTCGAAGATGCAGAGCCTGGTCTACAACGTGGGCGCCAGCGACGCCGTGCTTCTTGAAACAGCCTGGGACAAAGTCTCCGGCAACGCCGCCTTCCACGAAACCTTCGTCAAAGTCGCGAACGCCTGAGGGGGTGAACCATGGCCATGAAGAAACGGCGCTACGCCCTCGTCATCGACTCCAGGAAATGCATCAACTGCAAGGCCTGCGCGGTGGCCTGCAAGGCCGAGAACGAGGTCCCAATCGGCAACTTCCGCAACTGGATCAACGAAGAGCACCAGGGCGAGTACCCCAAGCTCCGCATCGACTTCGAGCCCGAGCAGTGCCACCACTGCGAGCACCCCTCCTGCGTGCGGGTCTGCCCCACGGGGGCCTCCTGGCAGCGCAAGGACGGCGTGGTGCTGGTGGCCGAGGATGACTGCATCGGCTGCCGCTACTGCATGATCGCCTGCCCCTACGACGCCCGCTACTTCCACGAGGAGAGCGGCACGGTCCACAAGTGCACCTTCTGCACCCATCGCATCGACGGCGGCGTCCTGCCCGCCTGCGTGGAGACCTGCCCCAGCAAGGTCCGGGT contains these protein-coding regions:
- a CDS encoding DUF6600 domain-containing protein, with amino-acid sequence MHSTFSYSRLAALLLPAAILVAGPQAPAPPEDETYQGEAPERYAMVRALEGDVRIRKGDLEESLSRGTPIAEGDVVESRGRGVLQLGDGTRVAFGGATRFTVAALFTDRKGEKQVLLRLDYGRIRVLLGGQSDARFRVDTPSGTATCFDKGGFTLEAERDRVVRLKVHSGRVTFANERDEARITAGERLTVYSPQDGLDRVRGFNTYDGDEFDRWSDRAVIVQRGESWDRVPPEIRYYADELDHNGRWVQSEEFGWVWQPNGVAEDWRPYYQGRWAPYAGGMTWVSDEPWGYVAYHHGRWHWGLGVGWFWIPGIHYSPAWVAWNHTPGYYGWAPLGYYNTPCQWGYGAWRGGFAWNVVAVVNINLGSVHRHMYNDVTVLHHFNDVPGGTAWTGGGRDLRAPWQRSPLIVSNAEFRNPGQIQVAFQRDVHRERMVAYERQARETTGREVLRRDFRPAGPVEVRPGSPASVPARIPFEDRSRAGAGTADRATLPRERPVEPKPRIEEKRPGQAPRERPMEPRPQAEVPRERPVESRPRPEERRPDPRPRVEDRRPEPRPLPEKSVEPMPRERPVEPRPRFDREERRPEPAFRERNPEPRPREERRPDPPKAAERESRPAPKPEKPREEKKSEGPREFRR
- a CDS encoding DUF3373 family protein gives rise to the protein MNSRIMLALVAMLAPAALSAQSNADLQKQIEQLKVQLKAVEEKAAAAQEIDTRLVKVETKVAGDNIQWGGDLRTRFESSKWTFKPYQQFMGFAQSAGAPAGSLPPGYPYPFMALTQQVPGQDYTNAVQWSTRLRLKMGITINEHAKIMGRLTMYKVHGGADVPVFNGSPNTVSNSFNDAKVPGTDVLRVERASLVYDFPVGILSIGRQNTSDGPPFEVREGGERQATPQALAVNALVDGIGFKFQLDKLGLPEGTLLGICYGVGYESGFGGGGNVKANAAPVGFNFTNVNWTAQGPNAAAATMQVNNIGPLKDSTVLGVMYDMPLLFQLGESVQSANFYLGFNRFGNMTDIPYGSTNNFPVPAMPGMGGMPSTQYVTATNNLGDMDQWTATWKHKIGDTFTYFASYGHIKSNPNGKMSQYGAYWTFPANMGGTQQLAGFGGLLGDATHSQTASAYYVGMRWDPIQTLGFGVEFNHGSPRWFTYSPATGEATEKLGTRGDVWEGYIHWQFAKNAAFRLGYLDYKYTHAFSGWHISPGPAMPGQSWEDAYDLSKNPMLQYGFPAAVKTTYASIEVKF
- a CDS encoding c-type cytochrome, with the translated sequence MRNTLALLALAAALAAPLAAEGGSDTKGKFFFKKTCKSCHAPGSAAKEITPLSKTQAQWKAYFAAGKHKKGSEKLDTVLKPEQVKDVQTFLVNHASDSPQPETCGG
- a CDS encoding (2Fe-2S) ferredoxin domain-containing protein, with amino-acid sequence MDPDASLPTPEQDAAVTPVMGPSLRRQVLVCTSKSCTANGSEAVLEAFKAQLIEEQLLFYKHNREGEIQCIQCGSVGFCAIGPAVLVYPDGIWYAHVTPADVPEIVESHLKGGVPVERLVRKRLG
- a CDS encoding TatD family hydrolase, yielding MLVDAHCHLTGSHLADDQVEATLSRARSHGVTGFIAVGTDLEDSRVVLALTTRIPDVQASLGVHPHEAKSWSPEVEAELGKLLADPAVRFVGETGLDWHYDLSPRDEQEAAFRAQIRLAKAFRKPLMIHTRSAPEATLRILEEEGADAVRGIIHCFSEDRAFAVRALDLGFYLSFSGITTFKKAEAVRDVAAWAPADRILVETDAPFLAPVPYRGKPNEPGFVRFTAEAVAELRGIPAVKLAELTTRNLEALCGWAPSS
- the moaA gene encoding GTP 3',8-cyclase MoaA, whose translation is MSPLFATPPENHLPRMLRVKDGLKDGLGRGITYLRVSVTEQCNLACVYCKPRTGVAERRQPPAMSRNEVVQLVKVFTSLGIRKVRLTGGEPLLRRDLETIIAGISPEVEGRVHLTTNGLHLARKARALRDAGLAGVNVSLDAADAATFARLTGKNQLGKVLAGLEAARSVGLKTKLNAVVLRGWNEDQILPLTRLAQQGGFQVRFIEFMPYQGNGWGQDQFMPAAEILRTIQEGLGSELEEEPVLGLEEGPARLFRIPGSTGKVGVISTLSADFCDRCNRVRLTSQGALKACLFGNQPVDLLEPLRNHATHDDLVRLIRQALTEKLDCHPMRTGGQPTLGQGMWQVGG
- a CDS encoding 4Fe-4S dicluster domain-containing protein — its product is MAMKKRRYALVIDSRKCINCKACAVACKAENEVPIGNFRNWINEEHQGEYPKLRIDFEPEQCHHCEHPSCVRVCPTGASWQRKDGVVLVAEDDCIGCRYCMIACPYDARYFHEESGTVHKCTFCTHRIDGGVLPACVETCPSKVRVFGDLEDPASRIHELLSTRRHHVKEPQTGNGPQLYYLV
- a CDS encoding NTP transferase domain-containing protein, producing the protein MKTGLLLLSGGSGTRMGAPKHALAHPGGGSWGGHLVRVFAAVFPDGPVQVLGDPLPDHPDLPRLEDPREGPAVALRVWARADGPDVDRWWVAACDQVRWTPQRLTEWARIGEAADPEATHWVMALHGGHLQPLGGWLPDGFRPSLITSTTRSLMGLATALPHLAIPCDGPEWVDVDTPEERAEFEGGA
- a CDS encoding molybdopterin-dependent oxidoreductase — protein: MGTTRMDRRLFLKAAGATAGAATTLQVGCLSYFKKGRSAAADNREVPTTCELCPNKCSAIAVVEKGVVKKLNPNPENPKSRDMLCARGNAAIKQVYDPDRLKQPMIRVGARGEGKWKAVSWDEAFDFAAKKLAEVKAKHGPEGTLWSSTEGFQEVFFKNLGLAFGSPNLVRHPTLCLASVNLAYSATFGTVPSFDLLNSKFVIMSGANRFESIITPDTMDLIGGVMERKAKLVYLDPRFTVTAAKADEWYPIKPGTDLAFILAMIHVIIKENRHSKDFVAAYTTGFDQLAEHVKPYTPEWAEKETEIPAKDIVRIAREFSDAAPRALYYAGRRSSWYQNDFQMRRAQAILNAIVGNWDQVGGMVPNAKLPKGEFLFMPWDEPKAPRVDEIDKHFPLAAKGDGVYLKLRENVLSGKPYPVKAWMVYKQDPMNAMPDQAKTLKMIEGMDFIGVIDVQMSDMAWYADVVFPESTYLERTDPVEVMAGIWPAVVYRQQVVKPIHDTKPNLEIVQGLARRLGLADYFDYTIEQWVEAEFKELPIPLAAEHMKKHGVWAASGQPSYGKTLTPDHRFVTKTGKIELFSERLQEAGADPLPVYSAPVPPPSDRFRLILGRVGYFTHANQTNNVWLNEHMKENDLWINPKPAERLGIRSGSIVQVTSSVGTVKLKARVTEEIRPDCVFMLHGFGKKSKMQSLVYNVGASDAVLLETAWDKVSGNAAFHETFVKVANA